In the genome of Desulfofarcimen acetoxidans DSM 771, one region contains:
- the atpF gene encoding F0F1 ATP synthase subunit B gives MLDALGINATLFAQIFNFIILLIFLRIVAWKPLINMIEQRQKHIENTVNAAEDERKKAEELRASYLAEMQRSKEGAQQIIADANKAAEAQKDQIIAAAKAESERIKENATAEIQREKEKAVAELREQVASLAILVAGKVVSQKITEDLQHSMVQEFIKEAGDLPC, from the coding sequence GTGCTAGACGCTTTAGGTATTAATGCAACATTGTTTGCTCAGATATTTAACTTCATTATACTTTTAATTTTTCTGCGCATTGTTGCATGGAAGCCGCTCATTAACATGATTGAACAGCGGCAAAAACATATTGAAAATACCGTGAACGCAGCTGAAGATGAGAGGAAAAAGGCCGAAGAACTGAGAGCATCTTATCTTGCTGAAATGCAGCGGTCCAAAGAAGGCGCCCAGCAGATTATTGCTGATGCCAATAAAGCTGCGGAAGCTCAGAAAGATCAAATTATTGCCGCAGCTAAAGCCGAATCCGAAAGAATTAAGGAAAACGCTACCGCTGAAATTCAGCGTGAAAAAGAAAAAGCCGTGGCTGAGCTTAGGGAGCAAGTGGCATCACTGGCTATTCTGGTGGCAGGTAAGGTAGTTAGCCAGAAGATTACCGAGGATCTGCAGCACAGTATGGTGCAGGAATTTATTAAAGAGGCAGGCGATCTGCCATGCTAA
- the atpE gene encoding F0F1 ATP synthase subunit C: MAVEVGSGLVAMGTALAVGLAAIGAGVGDGMVTGKTVESIARQPEARGVLQTTMFISVGLIEALPIIAVVIAFMLLGKM; encoded by the coding sequence ATGGCAGTAGAAGTAGGTTCAGGTTTGGTTGCAATGGGTACAGCTTTAGCAGTAGGTTTAGCTGCTATCGGCGCAGGTGTTGGTGACGGTATGGTTACCGGTAAAACTGTTGAGTCCATCGCTCGCCAGCCGGAGGCAAGAGGCGTGTTGCAAACAACCATGTTTATCTCCGTAGGTTTGATCGAAGCGCTCCCCATTATCGCTGTTGTTATTGCATTTATGCTTCTCGGCAAAATGTAA
- the atpB gene encoding F0F1 ATP synthase subunit A, with product MMSLEQVEEQLNFWGFPLGHHLPHINLMGYNTQYNPKTLVMTWITMIVVAVFLLMATRNMSMRKPGKLQTVVELLYDFIKGLAFDNIGARKAAPLMPLLCTIFIYLLFSNLLGLIPTMSSSTADKNTTIGMALFVFCLLWYQGFKYKGPGHLKHFIKPFPLFLPLNLIEEVARPTTLAFRLFGNIYGGEVLIAVLLGLIPTSVVFFGGFIPSVIWLAFSIFVGFIQAFIFTMLTIAYTSQVVAEHH from the coding sequence ATGATGAGTTTGGAACAGGTGGAAGAGCAACTAAATTTTTGGGGTTTTCCTTTAGGACATCATTTGCCGCATATTAACTTAATGGGTTATAACACTCAATATAACCCGAAAACCCTCGTGATGACCTGGATTACCATGATTGTGGTAGCAGTCTTTTTGTTAATGGCCACACGTAATATGAGTATGCGCAAACCTGGTAAACTGCAAACAGTGGTGGAATTGCTTTATGACTTTATCAAAGGCTTAGCTTTTGATAATATTGGGGCTAGAAAGGCCGCGCCTTTAATGCCATTACTTTGTACTATATTTATTTACCTCTTATTCTCCAACCTTTTAGGTTTGATACCTACCATGAGTTCATCAACTGCCGACAAGAACACCACTATCGGCATGGCATTGTTTGTATTTTGTTTGCTTTGGTATCAGGGATTTAAGTACAAGGGCCCCGGTCACTTAAAGCATTTTATCAAGCCATTTCCTTTATTCTTACCTTTAAACTTAATAGAAGAAGTGGCCCGTCCCACTACTCTGGCCTTCCGTCTATTCGGCAACATATATGGCGGTGAGGTTTTGATTGCGGTACTGCTGGGGTTGATACCTACTTCGGTAGTTTTCTTTGGCGGCTTCATTCCATCTGTAATATGGCTGGCATTTAGTATATTTGTTGGTTTTATCCAAGCATTTATTTTCACGATGTTAACTATAGCCTATACTTCTCAGGTTGTAGCGGAACATCACTAA
- a CDS encoding ATP synthase subunit I: MLTPAPIPDLTTQFSRTRKITLIITGLVVAGIVLTSGSPFLWGLLIGLAVGLYNAFTLHRRLGRIGEFSPPRAKKYMFKGMAMRFTTICAVLFAVRNIAWIDLHGIGAGLLIPPLVAIFDLAVSSFKESFQQAMASQAMQVNSKLRRKGGENV, encoded by the coding sequence ATGCTGACCCCGGCACCCATACCTGATTTGACTACTCAGTTTTCACGTACCAGAAAAATTACGCTCATAATTACCGGGTTAGTGGTAGCAGGTATTGTCTTGACCTCCGGGTCACCTTTTTTATGGGGTTTGTTAATTGGTCTTGCCGTAGGCCTGTATAATGCATTTACACTGCACAGGCGTTTAGGCAGGATAGGAGAGTTTTCTCCCCCCAGGGCTAAAAAGTATATGTTTAAGGGTATGGCCATGCGCTTTACAACAATTTGTGCAGTGTTGTTTGCGGTAAGGAATATAGCTTGGATAGATTTGCACGGGATAGGAGCAGGTCTGCTCATACCGCCGCTGGTTGCTATATTCGATCTGGCTGTCAGTTCCTTCAAAGAATCTTTTCAGCAAGCTATGGCAAGCCAAGCCATGCAAGTAAATTCCAAATTAAGACGAAAAGGGGGTGAAAATGTATGA
- a CDS encoding AtpZ/AtpI family protein, whose protein sequence is MAKEGKGKGLQALALTSTISMEIAATVTLGFLGGRYLDRHFGTEPWIMVTGVLLGVALGILGIVQTLERFFKDKE, encoded by the coding sequence ATGGCCAAGGAAGGTAAAGGCAAAGGCTTGCAGGCCCTGGCGCTTACATCAACTATCAGTATGGAGATTGCGGCGACTGTTACGCTGGGTTTTCTTGGGGGACGTTATTTGGATCGTCACTTCGGGACAGAGCCCTGGATTATGGTAACAGGTGTGCTCCTGGGGGTGGCACTGGGCATATTGGGTATAGTGCAGACCCTGGAGAGGTTTTTCAAAGATAAGGAGTGA
- the wecB gene encoding non-hydrolyzing UDP-N-acetylglucosamine 2-epimerase, translated as MLKIITIFGTRPEAIKMAPVVKELNKLADQIDSKVIVTAQHRQMLDQVLELFSIYPEHDLNIMRQGQNLFDITRRALDGLGKILETEKPDLVLVHGDTTTTFAGALAAYYLQISVGHVEAGLRTGNKYSPFPEEMNRHLTGVLADMHFAPTAASAANLTREGVPEEKIFVTGNTVIDALRATVKDGYVFSQNSILSGIAYEQKRVILVTTHRRENLGEPLREVYRGIRQIAENYPDVEVVFPVHMNPAVRGPVQEELGNNPQIHLIEPLDYEPFVNLMNRCCLVLTDSGGMQEEAPSLGKPVLVLRDTTERPEALDAGTVCLIGCDRGKLVDMTANLLDNQNLYYKMANAVNPYGDGLAAERIVQAIKFKYGLTDKPPKKFIPA; from the coding sequence ATGCTGAAAATAATTACAATATTTGGAACCAGGCCGGAGGCTATAAAAATGGCCCCGGTAGTCAAGGAACTTAATAAATTGGCAGATCAAATCGACAGCAAAGTAATTGTCACCGCTCAGCACAGGCAGATGCTGGACCAGGTCCTGGAGCTGTTTTCTATTTATCCCGAGCATGATCTGAACATTATGCGGCAGGGACAGAACTTATTTGACATTACCAGGCGTGCTCTGGACGGCCTGGGAAAAATACTGGAGACAGAAAAGCCGGACTTAGTGCTGGTGCACGGGGATACCACCACAACTTTTGCCGGTGCCTTGGCGGCCTATTATTTGCAAATTTCAGTGGGGCATGTGGAGGCCGGGCTGCGTACCGGAAATAAGTACTCGCCTTTTCCGGAAGAAATGAACAGGCATTTGACCGGAGTCTTAGCAGACATGCATTTTGCCCCTACCGCGGCGTCTGCCGCTAATTTAACACGCGAGGGGGTGCCGGAAGAGAAAATATTTGTTACAGGCAATACCGTTATTGACGCGCTGCGGGCCACTGTCAAGGACGGGTATGTCTTCAGTCAAAACAGTATTTTAAGCGGTATAGCCTATGAGCAAAAAAGAGTCATTCTGGTCACCACACACAGGAGAGAAAATCTGGGTGAACCCCTGAGAGAAGTCTATCGCGGCATTCGACAAATTGCAGAGAACTATCCGGATGTGGAAGTGGTTTTCCCTGTACACATGAATCCCGCCGTTCGCGGGCCGGTGCAGGAAGAGTTGGGCAACAACCCGCAAATCCACCTGATAGAACCGTTAGATTATGAACCCTTCGTCAATTTAATGAATCGCTGCTGCCTGGTGCTGACAGATTCAGGCGGTATGCAGGAAGAAGCACCTTCTCTGGGTAAACCGGTATTGGTTTTGCGAGATACCACGGAACGGCCGGAAGCCTTGGATGCCGGAACCGTATGTTTGATCGGTTGTGACAGAGGGAAATTGGTTGATATGACCGCAAATTTACTGGATAATCAAAATTTATATTATAAAATGGCTAATGCCGTAAACCCTTACGGTGATGGTTTGGCTGCTGAAAGAATCGTGCAGGCGATAAAATTTAAATACGGTCTGACCGATAAACCACCGAAAAAATTTATTCCGGCCTAA
- a CDS encoding MazG-like family protein, with the protein MEKKIIALPRLNNLSPTMESTALKLMEEAGELAQAIGKLRGLSGENTVHSQEEIMLLITRELMDVAQTAVSMMFVLEEQYGVDLEKSYENHINKLVKKGYLKL; encoded by the coding sequence TTGGAGAAGAAAATCATTGCACTGCCCCGTTTAAACAATTTATCTCCCACCATGGAATCCACAGCCCTGAAGCTGATGGAGGAGGCGGGGGAACTGGCTCAGGCTATTGGCAAATTGCGTGGCTTAAGCGGGGAAAATACCGTTCATAGCCAGGAGGAAATAATGCTGCTTATCACCAGGGAGTTGATGGATGTGGCTCAAACAGCGGTGTCCATGATGTTTGTACTGGAAGAGCAATACGGGGTGGATTTGGAAAAATCCTATGAGAACCATATCAATAAGCTGGTTAAAAAAGGCTATCTAAAGCTTTAA
- a CDS encoding ComE operon protein 2, with amino-acid sequence MKRISWHEYFMGQAKIIALRSSCSRLSVGCLIVRDRRSIAGGYNGSVSGDVHCLDDGCRIDNGHCVRCVHAEANAIVQCAKFGASTEGTDIYVTHFPCLNCAKLIIQAGIRHVYYEQDYRIDPYCMELFNLVGVKVTKITCNLSDYLKLTDSNL; translated from the coding sequence ATGAAAAGAATTTCCTGGCACGAGTACTTTATGGGCCAGGCTAAAATAATAGCTCTGCGTTCCTCCTGCTCCAGGCTTTCTGTAGGATGCCTGATCGTAAGAGACAGGAGATCAATTGCCGGCGGGTACAACGGTTCGGTTTCCGGAGATGTGCATTGCCTGGACGACGGCTGCCGCATAGATAACGGGCACTGCGTCCGCTGCGTGCACGCCGAGGCTAACGCCATAGTACAGTGTGCAAAATTCGGCGCTTCGACGGAAGGCACTGATATATATGTAACCCATTTCCCTTGTTTAAATTGTGCCAAACTGATCATTCAGGCAGGTATAAGGCATGTCTACTACGAACAGGATTACCGGATCGATCCGTATTGTATGGAGCTTTTTAATCTGGTTGGAGTTAAGGTGACTAAAATCACCTGTAACTTGTCTGATTACCTGAAGTTAACTGACAGTAATTTGTAA
- the glyA gene encoding serine hydroxymethyltransferase, protein MTLLRSLADTDPEILRAIELETERQRNKIELIASENFVSRAVMEAQGSVMTNKYAEGYPAHRYYGGCEYVDVAENIARERALKLFGAEYVNVQPHSGSQANMAVYFALLKPGDTILGMDLAHGGHLTHGSKVNISGKYFNFISYGVEKDTGRIDYEKVQAIASEYKPKMIVAGASAYPREIDFEKLKKAADEIGAYLMVDMAHIAGLIAAGLHMSPVPYADVITTTTHKTLRGPRGGMIFCKECYGPDIDKAIFPGIQGGPLMHVIAAKAVAFGEALKPDFKEYQKQIIKNAAALAEALTGYGFSLVSGGTDTHLMLVDLQNKGITGMQAENMLDEVGVTVNKNAVPFDPQPPKITSGIRIGTPAVTTRGFDEEAMRQVAEVFHCVLDYFGDKHYQEKARALVRQICGRYPLY, encoded by the coding sequence ATGACCTTGTTGCGCAGCTTAGCCGACACTGACCCGGAAATCTTGCGGGCCATAGAATTGGAAACTGAGAGACAGAGAAACAAAATAGAATTAATAGCTTCGGAAAACTTTGTCAGCCGGGCTGTCATGGAAGCACAGGGTTCGGTCATGACGAATAAATATGCCGAGGGCTATCCGGCTCACCGCTATTACGGCGGCTGTGAATATGTGGATGTAGCAGAGAATATTGCCCGTGAAAGGGCCTTAAAGTTATTCGGAGCGGAGTATGTTAATGTTCAGCCTCATTCCGGTTCACAGGCCAATATGGCCGTTTATTTTGCTTTGCTGAAACCGGGAGACACTATATTGGGCATGGATTTAGCTCATGGCGGTCACCTGACACACGGCAGCAAAGTTAATATTTCCGGCAAATATTTTAATTTTATTTCTTACGGCGTGGAAAAAGACACGGGCCGTATAGATTATGAAAAAGTACAGGCCATTGCTTCAGAGTACAAGCCTAAAATGATCGTGGCCGGGGCCAGCGCCTACCCGCGGGAAATAGATTTTGAGAAATTAAAAAAAGCCGCGGACGAAATAGGAGCTTATTTAATGGTGGATATGGCGCATATCGCCGGTTTGATTGCGGCCGGCCTGCACATGAGTCCCGTACCTTACGCGGATGTTATTACCACTACAACACACAAAACCCTGCGCGGGCCCAGGGGCGGCATGATTTTTTGCAAGGAGTGCTACGGGCCGGATATTGATAAGGCTATTTTCCCCGGTATACAGGGCGGGCCGCTGATGCATGTAATTGCGGCCAAAGCGGTTGCTTTCGGTGAAGCACTGAAGCCGGATTTCAAAGAATACCAAAAGCAAATAATTAAAAATGCCGCCGCTCTGGCCGAAGCCTTGACCGGTTACGGTTTTTCACTGGTTTCCGGTGGTACGGATACCCACTTGATGCTGGTGGACTTGCAGAATAAAGGTATAACCGGCATGCAAGCGGAAAATATGCTGGATGAAGTCGGCGTAACCGTAAATAAAAATGCCGTGCCTTTTGACCCTCAGCCGCCGAAAATAACCAGTGGGATCAGAATCGGTACGCCTGCCGTAACCACAAGAGGTTTTGATGAAGAAGCCATGCGGCAGGTAGCGGAAGTGTTCCACTGTGTATTGGATTACTTTGGAGACAAGCATTATCAGGAAAAAGCCCGTGCCCTGGTGCGGCAAATCTGCGGCAGGTATCCTCTCTACTAG
- the rpiB gene encoding ribose 5-phosphate isomerase B, translating into MRVAIAADHGGFQLKKEIIECLRADGFEYKDFGTYSEESVDYPDLALAVAEAVKAGDYDRGIICCGTGIGVSLAANKVPGIRAALCHDTFSARCAREHNDANILTLGQRVIGAGLAAEIVRIWLNTVFAGGRHARRVEKIAQIEAKYNK; encoded by the coding sequence TTGCGAGTTGCCATAGCCGCTGATCACGGGGGCTTTCAGTTAAAAAAAGAAATTATTGAGTGCCTGCGTGCTGACGGTTTTGAGTATAAAGATTTTGGTACATATTCAGAGGAGTCAGTTGATTACCCGGATTTGGCTCTGGCTGTGGCGGAAGCCGTCAAGGCCGGGGATTATGACAGAGGAATAATTTGCTGCGGTACAGGCATAGGAGTCTCCCTGGCGGCAAATAAAGTGCCGGGCATTCGTGCCGCCCTTTGTCATGACACTTTTTCCGCGCGTTGTGCGCGGGAGCATAATGACGCAAATATTTTAACTTTGGGTCAGAGGGTGATTGGCGCCGGTTTAGCTGCGGAAATTGTCAGGATCTGGCTGAATACTGTTTTTGCCGGTGGACGTCATGCCCGCAGAGTAGAAAAGATTGCCCAAATAGAAGCAAAATATAATAAGTAA
- a CDS encoding low molecular weight protein arginine phosphatase has translation MSSKILFVCTGNTCRSSMAEALARKILSIKQSVPDIIVASAGVAAWPGGPASPQAVEALWEYRIDLSSHRAKMVNWQEVDGADLILTMTASHRQILISRFPSAAGKIFTLGSYSGEEGDIVDPFGQTVAVYRKCAASLWELLETALDKFCRQLEKE, from the coding sequence ATGTCCTCGAAAATACTATTTGTCTGCACCGGCAACACCTGCCGCAGCAGTATGGCTGAAGCGCTGGCCAGGAAAATCTTAAGCATTAAACAATCTGTTCCGGATATTATTGTAGCTTCCGCCGGGGTAGCCGCCTGGCCCGGTGGCCCTGCTTCTCCACAGGCAGTTGAGGCCCTGTGGGAATACCGTATTGATCTTTCCTCACACCGGGCAAAAATGGTGAACTGGCAGGAAGTTGACGGAGCGGATTTAATATTAACCATGACTGCCTCACACCGCCAAATACTCATCTCACGTTTTCCTTCTGCCGCGGGAAAAATATTTACCCTGGGTTCCTATTCAGGTGAGGAAGGGGATATAGTTGATCCTTTCGGTCAGACAGTGGCTGTCTATCGCAAATGTGCCGCTTCGTTATGGGAATTGCTTGAAACGGCCCTGGACAAGTTCTGCCGTCAGCTGGAGAAAGAATAA
- a CDS encoding manganese efflux pump MntP family protein, whose protein sequence is MSEITLVLLAMALGTDAFSMCIGIGMAGVRRRQTAVITMTIFIFHIFMPLIGWYIGGVLGNLLGRVAVVAGAALLVYLGGRMILAVWREGADNSARSMIDSLWGVVLLSAGVSMDALSVGFTLGTRNVNLLQAAGVIGLVAGLMTFTGLVLGRFIGSWIGSRAQMAGGAVLVGIGVKLFWG, encoded by the coding sequence GTGAGCGAAATTACCCTGGTCTTGCTGGCAATGGCTTTGGGCACCGACGCCTTTTCCATGTGTATAGGTATCGGTATGGCCGGAGTCAGGCGCAGGCAGACGGCCGTTATAACAATGACAATCTTTATCTTTCATATATTTATGCCTCTGATTGGCTGGTATATAGGGGGGGTTCTCGGCAACCTGTTGGGGCGTGTGGCAGTTGTGGCCGGGGCCGCCTTGCTGGTTTACCTGGGGGGCAGAATGATCCTGGCTGTTTGGCGTGAGGGTGCGGATAATTCGGCCCGTTCAATGATCGACAGCCTGTGGGGAGTAGTGTTACTGTCTGCCGGTGTGAGTATGGATGCTCTAAGCGTCGGCTTTACACTTGGCACCAGAAATGTCAACCTGCTTCAGGCTGCCGGCGTAATTGGTCTGGTAGCCGGCTTAATGACCTTTACCGGGCTGGTTTTGGGACGCTTTATCGGCAGTTGGATAGGTTCACGGGCTCAGATGGCAGGCGGGGCCGTTTTGGTTGGTATCGGAGTAAAGCTTTTCTGGGGTTAG
- a CDS encoding L-threonylcarbamoyladenylate synthase: MKQLQTKCWRVDAKKPERQIIQAAAQIIKTGGLVAFPTETVYGLGANALDSRAVRRLFQAKARPADNPLTLHVADLKTAFAYLKDIPQEAHALAGQFWPGPLTLVLPFQGHLPAEVTGGRPALGVRMPDHPVALALIEQSGVPLVAPSANLSGRPSPTTADHVLQDLSGRIEAVLDGGPSEWGLESTVIDFTGEKPVLLRPGVLTQEDLRPFTGSLELTNKAIPSAKYAHYTPHAAFLLVEGEDDRVVLEKIGQMALHYEKQGQKVGLLLYEEDAFLFQSYIYTTAGSKSRPVSVAAGLFQAMRELDNRCVDIIICAGFHGQGLGLAIQNRLRLAAGSNTIKV; this comes from the coding sequence TTGAAACAATTACAGACAAAATGCTGGCGGGTTGACGCAAAAAAACCTGAGCGGCAAATAATTCAGGCAGCGGCGCAAATTATTAAAACAGGCGGTTTGGTGGCATTCCCTACCGAAACCGTATATGGTTTGGGCGCAAACGCCCTGGACAGCCGGGCCGTGCGGCGGTTGTTTCAAGCCAAGGCCCGCCCCGCGGATAATCCCCTGACCCTCCATGTTGCGGATTTGAAAACCGCCTTTGCCTACTTAAAGGACATTCCGCAGGAGGCTCACGCGCTGGCGGGACAATTCTGGCCCGGTCCTTTAACTCTGGTTTTGCCCTTTCAGGGCCACCTGCCCGCGGAGGTCACCGGCGGCAGGCCGGCTTTAGGAGTGCGCATGCCGGATCACCCGGTAGCCCTGGCCTTAATCGAGCAGTCCGGAGTCCCTCTGGTAGCGCCCAGCGCAAATCTTTCCGGCAGACCCAGTCCTACAACAGCGGACCATGTATTGCAGGATTTGAGCGGCCGTATAGAGGCCGTGTTGGATGGCGGGCCTTCTGAGTGGGGTTTGGAGTCCACAGTGATAGATTTTACCGGCGAAAAGCCGGTGCTTTTGCGTCCGGGCGTGTTGACCCAGGAAGACCTTCGCCCCTTTACAGGCAGCCTGGAACTGACAAACAAGGCAATCCCCTCGGCAAAATATGCCCATTATACTCCACATGCCGCTTTCCTGCTGGTAGAAGGTGAGGATGACCGGGTTGTACTGGAGAAAATAGGCCAGATGGCGCTCCACTACGAAAAACAGGGACAAAAAGTGGGACTTTTGCTGTACGAGGAAGACGCATTTTTATTTCAAAGTTATATCTATACTACAGCAGGCAGCAAAAGCAGGCCTGTCTCTGTGGCGGCAGGTCTTTTTCAAGCCATGCGTGAATTGGATAACCGCTGCGTAGATATAATCATCTGTGCCGGTTTCCATGGGCAAGGCCTGGGCTTAGCCATTCAAAACCGACTGAGATTGGCCGCCGGCAGTAATACAATTAAGGTATAG
- a CDS encoding metal ABC transporter permease: protein MLEMLQYDFMVRALAAGAIVGIICPAIGVFLVLRRYSFMADTLAHVSLAGVALGLYLGVNPFAVTVGTALTAALSIERMRENQKLPGEAILALVMSAGLALAVVLISLSQGFGVDLMGYLFGSILTVGPRDVWGILLLGLLVLLVLFFLFKEFFLMAFDEDYARVSGLPYDKLNLVFIILTALTVAISLRIVGGLLVGALMVIPVLTSLLVSRSFKQVFFLSMFLGISEILTGLVVSYYWNLPSGGAVVLTALAVFFAAYSSGKLRSIFLKKTPAAPNTEKIEPA, encoded by the coding sequence ATGTTAGAAATGCTTCAATACGATTTTATGGTGCGCGCACTGGCAGCCGGTGCCATTGTGGGTATTATATGCCCGGCAATCGGCGTGTTTTTGGTTCTGCGCCGTTATTCTTTTATGGCGGATACCCTGGCTCACGTATCTCTGGCAGGTGTGGCTCTGGGACTTTACCTGGGTGTAAACCCCTTCGCGGTCACAGTAGGTACGGCCCTGACTGCCGCGCTGAGTATTGAGAGAATGAGGGAAAACCAGAAACTGCCCGGTGAAGCTATACTGGCCCTGGTTATGTCGGCCGGTCTGGCGTTGGCTGTAGTTTTAATCAGTTTGTCGCAGGGTTTCGGCGTTGATCTTATGGGCTATCTTTTTGGCAGCATTCTCACTGTCGGACCGCGTGATGTTTGGGGCATATTATTACTGGGCCTGCTGGTTTTGCTGGTACTGTTCTTCTTATTCAAAGAATTCTTTCTTATGGCCTTTGATGAGGATTATGCCCGTGTATCCGGACTGCCCTATGACAAGCTAAACCTTGTTTTTATTATTTTGACTGCTCTGACCGTGGCCATATCTCTTCGTATTGTCGGAGGTCTTTTGGTAGGCGCTTTAATGGTTATCCCCGTACTGACCTCGCTGCTGGTTTCCCGCAGCTTCAAACAAGTTTTCTTTTTGTCGATGTTTTTGGGGATAAGCGAAATCTTAACCGGTCTCGTTGTTTCCTATTACTGGAACCTGCCTTCCGGCGGCGCTGTAGTTTTGACCGCGCTGGCTGTGTTTTTCGCAGCCTATTCCTCTGGAAAGCTGAGAAGTATTTTTCTCAAAAAGACCCCGGCAGCCCCGAATACGGAAAAAATTGAACCGGCCTAG
- a CDS encoding metal ABC transporter ATP-binding protein: MEQIALVEIKNLYYSFTEKTILEAINLEVYQGDYLALIGPNGSGKTTLLKLILGLYKPLRGDIKLFGQDIGQFRDWPRVGYVPQKATHFDHRFPATVEEVVAAGRFGRVGVGRRLTAADKEVVRYSLELVGMRDNSSALIGRLSGGQQQRVFIARALAGSPELLILDEPVVGLDAGAQERFYSMLSSLNKDQNMTLITVSHDTGAIGAQVNKLACINRRLIYHGSPLDIPAGETLASLYGMAVRAVSHHH; this comes from the coding sequence GTGGAGCAAATCGCTCTGGTGGAAATAAAAAACCTGTACTATTCTTTTACGGAAAAAACAATTTTGGAAGCAATTAATCTGGAAGTATACCAGGGTGACTACCTGGCTCTGATTGGACCTAACGGTTCCGGCAAGACAACGCTGCTAAAATTGATTTTGGGACTATATAAGCCCCTGCGAGGCGATATCAAACTGTTTGGACAGGATATAGGGCAATTCAGGGATTGGCCCAGAGTGGGTTATGTACCCCAAAAGGCCACTCACTTCGATCACCGTTTTCCGGCTACTGTGGAGGAGGTGGTTGCCGCCGGTCGGTTCGGGCGAGTAGGTGTAGGCCGTCGTTTAACCGCTGCGGATAAAGAAGTTGTGCGGTATTCTTTGGAACTGGTAGGTATGCGGGATAACAGCAGCGCTTTAATTGGGAGACTCTCCGGCGGGCAGCAGCAAAGAGTGTTTATTGCCAGAGCTCTGGCCGGCAGTCCCGAGCTTTTGATATTGGATGAGCCGGTGGTTGGTCTGGATGCAGGCGCTCAAGAACGTTTTTACAGCATGCTCAGCAGTTTAAATAAGGATCAAAATATGACTTTGATTACCGTGTCTCATGATACCGGCGCTATCGGGGCTCAGGTAAACAAGCTGGCCTGTATCAACCGGCGTTTGATTTATCATGGCAGTCCTTTGGACATTCCGGCGGGAGAAACTTTAGCCTCTTTATACGGAATGGCGGTGCGGGCAGTATCTCACCATCATTAA